One segment of Rosa chinensis cultivar Old Blush chromosome 6, RchiOBHm-V2, whole genome shotgun sequence DNA contains the following:
- the LOC112172379 gene encoding 1-aminocyclopropane-1-carboxylate oxidase homolog 1 — protein MEAVGHSEAEKRVKEFHESKAGVKGIVHSGLTKIPPIFVHPPEELQRNNMNHDFRVPMIDLKGLDQSTERRKEVINEMSKAAEAWGFFQIVNHGVPLEVMEEVLKSVRRFHEQPHETKVEWYSRDFKKKAFNYFSNGDLKASTQAGWRDSFSWQLQFPEDEGNSQALPQVCRREIVEYGKHMTQLQEKLSELLSEALGLSTDYLSSLGCFKSTSLVGHYYPVCPEPHLTLGASKHSDISFLTLLLQDSVGGLQVLHQNVWVDVPPVQGALVANLGDLMQITSNDKFKSVEHRVLATRTAEPRTSVACFFSAEDKLKPFGPFKELVSETHPPIYRDNISFGEYMAYYRLKGQDGNSSLPRFRLVH, from the exons ATGGAAGCCGTGGGTCATAGTGAGGCCGAGAAGAGGGTGAAAGAATTTCATGAATCCAAAGCTGGTGTCAAAGGAATTGTCCACTCTGGATTGACCAAGATCCCACCAATCTTCGTACACCCTCCAGAGGAGTTGCAACGAAACAACATGAATCATGATTTCCGAGTTCCAATGATTGATCTCAAGGGCCTTGATCAGAGCACCGAGAGGCGAAAAGAAGTCATCAATGAGATGAGCAAAGCAGCTGAAGCTTGGGGATTCTTTCAGATAGTGAACCATGGAGTTCCACTTGAAGTTATGGAGGAGGTGCTGAAAAGTGTTCGACGATTTCACGAGCAGCCCCATGAAACCAAGGTGGAGTGGTACTCGCGCGATTTCAAGAAGAAGGCGTTCAACTACTTCAGCAACGGAGATTTGAAGGCGTCGACTCAGGCTGGCTGGAGGGACAGTTTCTCCTGGCAGCTGCAGTTCCCAGAAGATGAAGGCAACTCTCAAGCACTGCCTCAAGTCTGCAG aAGGGAAATTGTCGAGTACGGTAAGCACATGACTCAACTACAAGAGAAGCTCTCTGAATTATTGTCCGAAGCTTTAGGTCTGAGCACTGACTACCTTTCAAGCCTAGGGTGCTTTAAGTCGACATCACTGGTTGGCCACTATTACCCGGTTTGCCCAGAGCCCCATCTAACTTTAGGCGCAAGCAAGCACTCGGACATCTCCTTTCTCACTCTGCTCCTTCAAGACAGTGTCGGTGGCCTGCAAGTGCTTCATCAAAATGTTTGGGTGGATGTGCCACCAGTGCAAGGAGCTTTGGTAGCAAATCTAGGCGACTTGATGCAGATCACTAGTAATGACAAGTTCAAGAGTGTGGAGCACAGAGTTTTGGCAACCAGGACCGCGGAACCCCGAACATCAGTTGCATGTTTTTTCAGTGCAGAGGACAAGCTCAAACCATTTGGGCCGTTCAAGGAGCTTGTTTCCGAAACCCATCCCCCAATTTACAGAGACAATATCAGTTTTGGAGAATACATGGCATATTATAGGCTCAAGGGGCAAGATGGAAACTCTTCTCTGCCTCGGTTTAGACTCGTGCATTAA